In Horticoccus luteus, the following proteins share a genomic window:
- a CDS encoding EamA family transporter, translating into MLSGILLALAASLVYGFLGVAFEAAGKRHYPAWPFIFWKQLCGTVLIFAVLLIMRTPLYHPQVLGLAAIGALSYVLTCACYLTASRERDIAANWTIVNLSVLVPLLASILWFGDKFTGLKAAGALLTLVAIVLVSGNATLGSVARGDSRWKTFIFGAFLLNGVLSTLFRWVPPADAFLFVGYFYAVSFVMAAPFMFTATRAPATSAASPSAPPASSKLSRGMLGWSLVGAASHCTGMLLTMAALATVAKVSHEPGVIVYPITNGFVIPLGVVLGALILRQAIDRRRWLGVAVGMAGLVLLSLP; encoded by the coding sequence ATGCTTTCCGGCATCCTCCTCGCCCTGGCTGCGTCGCTCGTTTACGGTTTTCTCGGCGTCGCGTTCGAAGCGGCCGGCAAACGCCACTACCCCGCGTGGCCTTTCATTTTCTGGAAACAGCTCTGCGGCACCGTGCTGATTTTCGCCGTGCTGCTGATCATGCGCACGCCGCTTTATCACCCGCAGGTGCTCGGCCTCGCCGCCATCGGCGCCCTCAGTTACGTCCTCACCTGCGCCTGTTATCTCACCGCCTCCCGCGAGCGCGACATCGCCGCCAACTGGACCATCGTCAACCTCTCCGTCCTTGTGCCGCTGCTCGCCTCCATCTTGTGGTTTGGCGACAAGTTCACCGGCCTGAAGGCCGCCGGCGCGCTCCTCACGCTCGTCGCCATCGTCCTCGTCAGCGGCAACGCCACGCTCGGCAGCGTCGCCCGCGGCGATTCGCGGTGGAAGACCTTCATCTTCGGCGCGTTTCTCCTGAACGGCGTGCTGTCCACACTCTTCCGCTGGGTGCCGCCGGCAGATGCGTTTCTCTTCGTCGGTTACTTCTACGCCGTGAGCTTCGTGATGGCGGCGCCCTTCATGTTCACCGCCACGCGTGCGCCGGCGACCTCCGCCGCGTCGCCCTCCGCGCCGCCGGCGTCCAGCAAACTTTCCCGCGGCATGCTCGGCTGGAGCCTCGTCGGCGCCGCGTCGCATTGCACCGGCATGCTGCTGACGATGGCCGCGCTCGCCACCGTGGCGAAGGTCAGTCACGAGCCCGGCGTCATCGTCTATCCGATCACCAACGGCTTCGTCATCCCGCTCGGCGTCGTGCTCGGCGCGCTCATTCTGCGCCAGGCCATCGATCGCCGCCGCTGGCTCGGCGTCGCCGTCGGCATGGCCGGGCTTGTTTTGCTGTCGCTGCCTTGA